The sequence ttctccccctccctggggtTTGTGTGGCCTTTAGGATGAAATGAGTCCTTCAggatgaaatgaaaggacactaagCAGTGACTCCTTGTGGCAGAACTGTTGGCTCTTTAGTGATTccagataaaatttataaatctatattttttgttgttcGTGGTTACTGAAGTCTCTGTTGATTAGTTTAGTGGTCAGCTAGTGATTTAACAGAattttctttaattgcctggaATGAAAATACTCCATTCTTTGCAGGTGGGGTCTATGTGTGTGTTGAAGTATGCCTTCAACAGTCAACTAGGCACTTTATACTGCTACTGTAATATTGGTTTTCTGCTGTACAGAGACTGAAGGTCAGCCAAGATAAGAGTTAAGGGCGTTTTACAGTCTTTTCTGAATATGCACTCAGCCCTGGACATGTTTGACATGTCCCAGGTTAATATATGGAAGCTTTTCAAAGTAAGCACCTATTCCAGTGAGATATCTCACTCCCCGGCCTTTCCTCTAATGTTTTTGGTAAATCTGTGGTTTCTCcagctataatttcttctctCAGGTGGCAGAGGCTACTCCATTTGTCTTTAAATGATTTTGACAAATGGTCATAAGTAACCACCATCCTATCCTGGGACAGTTCTGAGTTATGTGAAATAAAAGCAACCTCTTTGCACCTGTCCTTCAAGAAATCACAAGACAGGTCAAAATAAACAACTATAATTCTTTGAGAGCAATGTctgctctgcttcttccagcaCCATGGACCCTCCCATGAGGAACATGAGCTGCCATTTTTAAGACCACTGCTGAACTAAAGAGGGAGGAATCAGGCCGGGGTGAGTTAAAATATCACCGAGTTCTCTTGCTGAGATTCAGTCAACTTTTTCCTGATTAAATGTCACCTCGTTTCTGCAAATCTTTGACTAGTTTCCAGGGTTCTGATAAAGTTGATTATAGCAGTTTGTGatagtttattttctgttgttgttggggGACAAGCCCCTGTGGTTCCTTAGTATTCTATTTCACTGAGGTAACCAGAAAGGGTTTTACTTTCTGGTTGTTACATGCTTGTCTGGAAGGCTTTGCTGCAGCATGCACAGCTTCTTTAGTGCCCAGGCCCTACACATCTTCCCAAGCACCCAGCTCCTGTGGTGCTTGGCAGCTACAAGTACCCAGTGGTCAGGTGCTTCCTGCACCATCTCCCTGGGGTGGGTTTATGACAGAGCATCTGGTGAGGTACCTTCTTGTGAACAACTGTCCTCAGCACCCTAGATTGTGGATTTCCAGCAATTTCAACTGACACATCATCACAACAACTTCTTTTCTGTTTGGTGTATCATCTTGTGCCCTCTCCAACAGGGCCTGATTCTCAGCTCAAGGTGGGTCTTCCTGGGCAATCTTTCTTGTCTCTAGTGGTAGGGGCTGTTCCTTACATCTGCTATTGCTATATTCTTTAGAGTTGTCTCTCATTACTAGCCAATCTCTTGATAATCCAATCCTTGTTACagttgaaaattatttatataaactttCCCTGTTTAAATTATCATGTGGTTTGTCTCCCCTGATTATAACCAGAATAGTATATGTTGGAGGAACAAAACATACTGGAATTTGGTGTGAACAAATGATTTAGTGAAGATTTACAGtcaaacagaaatgaattttGCCAACTGAGTtgtaaactatattaaaaattcaaaaacattttttaaataaaagtgatatgctttaaaaaatcatcaataaTGAATCAGAAGTAAACCCCcaaattatttcagtaaaatcCAGCTTTCTTGTTATCTATTCTTTTTAACGAACAATCATATACATAGTGGCATAAAATAACATCTATTTTATCACTCTCACaggttttgtgggtcaggaattcaaaAAGAATACAGTGGAGTGGAGTGCAGTGGCTTTCTTCTACTCAAACAGGTGGGGATAATTGAATAGCTATGGGCTGGAATCAGTGGAAGGCATCTTGACTCACATATCTGTCTCCTGGGTTGACATGATTTTAAGACTGGGCTTAGTTTGGAATGTTGACTAGAGGACCTCCCCAAAGCTTCTTCATATGGTTTAGACTTCTCATTGCATGGCAGCCAGATTGTAAGAGAGAGCTTCCTGAAGTGAGCATACAGAGAGGAAAAATGCCAAGACATGCAGGTGGATGCTTCTCGGCTTTTTCTGGCCTGGACTTCTGTCACATTCTGTTGATTGTCAGTGGATCACTAAGTCCAGCTCAGATTCAAGAGGGAGTTTAATAAGAATGAATCTCTTGGTGAGGAATTGTCAATGTTACATTGCAACAACTTGTGGGATAGAGATGTGTGGTTCTTTGTAAGGTGCCATACCCAGTGAGATTTTTGCTTGTCTGagaaaacctttatttctccttcacttttgaaggataatttcacagggTAGAGAATTCTGGGttgttgttttctgtctctcacctgcttaaatatttcacttctctctttgctttcttgCATGTCTTCTGAGGTGAAGTCAggtgtaattcttatctttgtttcccTATAGGTAGGGTGTTTTACCCCCTCTAgcttccttcattattttttctttatctttgatttttggtATCTTGAAAATGATATGCCTATATGTaggccttttttggggggggcagtatttatcctgtttggtgttttctgagcttcctggatgtGGTTTGGCGTCTGACATTCATTTGGGGGAAATACtgtcattattgtttcaaatattcctttctttcttcttggaataccattatgtgtatgttacaCCTTTTGTGGTTGTTCCATAGTCATTGgatgtcttttctgttttcttcagtcttcattctttttgcttttcagtttttgagaATTCTATTGATCTATTCGCAAGCTCAGAGACTCTTTCCTCTGCCATATCCAATCTACTAATAAGCCTGTCAAAGTCATTCTTTCTGTtacagtgttgttgtttttaatttctagcatttatttttgttttcatcttagtatttctatttctctgcttacattgcccCTCTGCTCTTTCATGATGTCTACTTTGTCCATTAGAGTCCTTGGCCTGTTACTCATAATTGTTTAAAATCCCCAGCCTGATAATTCCAAATACCCTGCCATGTCTGGTCTTGTGGTTTATCTTTTTCAATtgtattttgccttttatatACCTTGTAATGTTTTGTTGACAGCTGGACATGAGGTattaggcaaaaaacaaaacaaacaaaacaaaaaacaaaaaaaaaccccaaaacaaccaCAACAGAAAAAACTTTATATAGACCTTAGTAATGtggtggtggggtgtgggggaaggaAAAGTGTTCCATAGTGCTATGATTATGTCTCAGTGTTTAAGTGTTTTAGATTTCAGGTGTGGAATATGAGGTCACATGTGGGGCTTACAGTTTTGAGGAAGACTATTGACAGCTGACTTCTGCCTTTCTCATAGCCCTTGTGATAGGAGCTATTTCTTGGTTGGCTACTATGGCTGAGTGTTTCACTGCATCTGGATTGATGCCTCTtagttttcttaagtttatttccttttcttaaagtttatttatttattttgagacagagagtgtgaaggagggacagagagggagagagagagagtccatctcaagcaggcttcacactgtcagtgcagagcccaacatgaggcttgaattcacaaaccacgagatcatgacctgagccaaaaccaaagtcgcttaactgactgagctacccaggcgcttcttaagtttatttccttttgcctCAGAGTAGCTGTTCTCCCCAGGTCTGACTTCTTAAAACTAACCCTCTTAGTCCCATTCCCCTTAGCTTCTCACCTTCAGACCATACATTACTATAAGGTAGCCTTTGAGTTTGCCCATACTTACCAATGCCATAGTTAAATCTTCATGATCATGCACAGAGTACTTCAGCATCCTAGCTTGACATTCTGATcatcatatatgatatatgtagACATAGCTAATTACCTTCTTTACCCAAGTCTTGCCAGAGCTGGACGGAGTCATCCTGGAAATCTTTATCTTCCTGACCTGAGTGATATGTTTGGTTTCCTCTTTGGTATCCAGAGATTGCTGCATAACCCTTCTGAATATAAAATCCCCTTTATCACTGTTACTCCTGTGCTAGGGCAGACAATCATCATGGAGACTAAACTGGGGATTCAGGATATTTTTGCAGCTGAGCAGAGAGGACCATAATGGAACTTTTGAGTCTGGCAATTTTATCCTTTTTCTAAGCTCTCTCCAAGTTGCTGAGTTTCCCTCAACCCTGAATCAAGACTGTGAATTATGCATCCTCAAAAACAGCCCAGAGATCAGGAGAACAGCATCCCTGTACCAGACATATTTTACTCATTGTTTATGCATCTTGGGTTTGACACCTGAACTCTGACACTGACggtttgatttctatttctccctctcctaGTAAGTCATCATTGTGAACCCACTGTTTCTGTGATCTCCCATAATCTCTGTGTCCTTGCATCTCCCTTTTACCACTATCATAAAGTCCATGCCACTACAGAGGAGATTAAGGAAACAGGGACAGGCCACAGCCCGCAGAGGGATGCCAGACCTCTCTGTCTGCAGTGACAGAGACAGTGGCAGAGGTGGCCAGATGTGACCACAGGAGTCCCTCAATTCTGACACACACCTGGGATTCGGTTATACCCCTTTCTGGCAGAGAGATTCAGCTGGGTTCCTTCTGCTATGAAGCACCCAGGATATCACTTTAGGTGAGGAGCATTGAAGCCCAATCAGCTCATCCCTCACAGATATCCACTATAGTATGCCAATAACCACTATCTCTccagtttttgtctgttttgtcaaGTTCCTGTGATTCCTGGTTGTTTTAcatattcatctatttatttgtaATGTAATCATAGAGACATTTATTAAGCAAACATTACTGAGTACCAGTTAGATTCTGGCACTTCTGGAACTTGCCCTGGGACTGCTGCCCTAAGCAAGGCATAGTCCCTGCTCCTCAAGGACTGACACACTGATGGGTTTTCCAGTGCAAGGGAGTTAATGCCATGACACAGCAGTAAAATGATTTGataggaaagaaacagagatatGCCATGCTGCCTTACAGAATTTGGGTATAGCTTCATGGATGATAGGTTGCTTGGACTGAATTTATATGAATAAATAGGAATTTACAACTTCATTTCTTTGCTAATTGTCCTCTGTTTCCTGGTCAGAGAGCTAAATATATCTTCACTTAGGTTCTTGGGAATAAAGTTCAGTCTGATTTTTCTCTAAGAATCACTGGGGGATCTCTTGTTGACCTcagcaattaatttttaaaaaacagccctAGGCTGTCCCTCCAGATTGACAAATCACACAACATAAAAAGGCAGATTGTACTCAGGCACCTGTgggtctgcttctctctcttacCCACTGTATTTGGCTTTATCCTCCACTGCTCTGCTGACACTGCTCCTATCAAAATGATGGGTGGCCTTTCACAAGTGCACAGCTGTTCTCTGACTCCTCCAGTGTAAAATGAGGCGTAGGCTAAAACCTGCAGTGGAACGGGTGTAGTTAAGACAAAGACTAAAGTTTCTTACAATGTAGAATGTTAAgcactgaaatgtgaatttttgTAATTAACCTCTTCTGGAGGTCTGGATAAAACTATGTTAGTTACTCTTATTTGGATTTATAAGTGGACTTGaatctgaaaggaaaacaaagactgaGAGTTAAGTGCCCATCTGGCATTTCAGATTTTGTAGCTGCCATGTTCAAAAGTTTGGAACAATACTGTAGTCCTCACTGGTTCATAAGAAAGATACTCAGAGTGATCTATAGATGAATAATCTGAAGGAGCTGAGTCTTTCATAactctttttatatatacatatacatgtgaaCCTTTCCTTTtggtagaaaaatataattattttttagactGTGTCTGTCTTTTAAGACAAACATATATGCAAACACATCCAatatcaagtttttaattttaatgcccAAGAAGTGAGTCACATTGGGAAAGTTAAACAGAACACTTATTTAATTGGTACTACTTGCTAATATGGGGGTTTCAGAAACACTGAATTACTTTGTGGTAAGAGATAGATATAGCAGAAATTTGAGATAAAGAAACAGATCCATGTGGAcaagtaaaaaggaaagaggCCACTGATCGCATATTCAATAATCTTTTcttataaatgttaataataatgctAACTATAATTGATTTAAGATAATGTATATGAATTAACCTTTGAAAACTTTGTATACTAGTTTgaaatgtgtgattttatttcatgGATTAAATGGACTAAGGATTTTAACCTCAGAAGTGACAAGATGACATCTGCATGTTAGGAAAAACCCTCTGACTACAGAGTGGAGACTGGTTTGAAGGGTATGAAATCAAAGTCAAAGAGATCTAAGGAAATATTCCAGGTGATAAAAGTTACGAGTGTGCACTAGTCAGTGATACTGGGGTTGAGAAGAATGAGTGAATACTAAAGAGTTAAACATTTAGTCAGCAGGAACTGTGAAAAGGTAAAAGGGATGAGAGATAAGAATGAATAAGGACCATTTCAGGTTTCTGAGAGTAGAGTTAATTCAGTCTTGAATATGTTGCATGTGTGGtataaatatttagtaagcaAGTGGAAAGtgaatttgcatttcagaaaggTATTTGACTTAGAAACCtagatttggaagaaaataaagtatatatgattaaaatattGTAAATCATGAACTCAGTCAGAGAAAATGTACAGAACTGGGAAGAGAGTAGAAGATGAAGCCCTGGAATCAATAACATATAGTGAACAGATAGATGGAGAAGGTGTTGGGATGGAGGACATAGGAGGAACACAGTAGAGTGCTGTGTCGTGGAAACTGagggaaaatacttaaaaaaaaataacagattgaTTTATTGTGTTCAGTAATGGCAAGAGGTGATATAGAGGATCCATTCAAGTGGACATTCCAAATTAGAAGTCATTGAATGGTAGTTTAGACATCTCTAAGCAGCATGATTACTCTTACCTGTAAATGAAAGTAGACCTATCTTAATTCAGGCATGTGGATGTCTCACCTTAAAGACATTATCTCAAGAACAGGGGATTCTCTTCTTTGTATCtcactttattcttttgtgtttcacTTTCAGGTTCTGTCTTCTCATGAAGGTGGTAGCCAGAGGTAGACACTGTGATAACCCCCCAGCAATGGAGAAatcatgatttttgtttcttttctctcttccttctctaagCCATTGACGATGGCCCTTAGTAATTCCAGCTGGAGGCTACTGCAGCCTTCATTTTTCCTGATGGGCATCCCCGGTTTAGAGGAAAGCCAGCACTGGATAGCAATGCCGCTGAGTGTCCTTTATCTCTTTGCTGTAATGGGCAATGTCACCATCATCTTTATCATCTGGACTGACCCATCCTTGCACCAGCCTATGTACCTCTTTCTGGCCATGCTGTCTGGCATTGACCTGGTGCTGGCGTCCTCCACTGCACCCAAAACCCTTGCAGTGCTCCTGGTTCATGCCCATGAGATTGGGTACACTGTCTGCCTGACCCAAATGTTCTTCATCCATGCGTTCTCTTCCATGGAGTCAGGTGTGCTTGTGGCCATGGCTCTGGATCGCTATGTAGCCATTTGTCACCCTCTGCACCATTCCACCATCTTGCATCCAGGGATCATAGGGCGCATTGGAATGGCAGTGCTGGTACGGGGgttactcctcctcctccccttccctatCCTGTTGCGGAGACTTATCTTCTGCCAGGCCACCGTCATAGGCCATGCCTATTGTGAACATATGGCTGTGGTGAAACTTGCCTGCTCAGAAACCACAGTGAACCGAGCTTATGGGTTGGCAGTGGCCCTGCTTGTGGTTGGGCTAGATGTCGTGGCCATTGGTATTTCCTATGCCTTCATCCTCCAGACAGTGCTGAAAGTACCAGGGGGTGAGGCCCGACTTAAGGCCTTTAGCACATGTGGGTCTCACATTTGTGTCATCCTGATCTTCTATGTT is a genomic window of Acinonyx jubatus isolate Ajub_Pintada_27869175 chromosome D1, VMU_Ajub_asm_v1.0, whole genome shotgun sequence containing:
- the LOC128311840 gene encoding olfactory receptor 52L1-like, translated to MIFVSFLSSFSKPLTMALSNSSWRLLQPSFFLMGIPGLEESQHWIAMPLSVLYLFAVMGNVTIIFIIWTDPSLHQPMYLFLAMLSGIDLVLASSTAPKTLAVLLVHAHEIGYTVCLTQMFFIHAFSSMESGVLVAMALDRYVAICHPLHHSTILHPGIIGRIGMAVLVRGLLLLLPFPILLRRLIFCQATVIGHAYCEHMAVVKLACSETTVNRAYGLAVALLVVGLDVVAIGISYAFILQTVLKVPGGEARLKAFSTCGSHICVILIFYVPGMFSFLTHRFGHHVPHHVHVLLATLYLLVPPALNPLVYGVKTQQIRQRVLRVFSLKGWI